The Alicyclobacillus macrosporangiidus CPP55 genome segment GCTGTACACCTGCGTGTTCGCTCCAGAGCAGGTGGTGATGACCGGCACAGGCGGCATCGCCTTGATCGCGTTTTCCGCAAGCGTCTCCATCGACGCGCTGTCCGTTGGATTCAGCCTCGGGCTCCGCAGCACCGCCTACGGGGTGGTCTCGGCGGGGGCCTTCGGGATCGCCGGCGGCATCCTGTGTCTGGCGGGCCTCTACATCGGCCGCAAGGCGGGGGTTCGCATCGGCCGCATCGGCGAATTCGCTGGGGCGCTGATTCTGGTCGGATACGGCCTCCACTTCCTGGCCGGATGATGCAGGGAAAATGCGGGCACCCTGCTGTCTGCCAGGACAGAATTATGATAACATTCAGATCAAAGAACCCGGCGCATACGCTGGAATCGCGATGTAAGCGGATCCGCATCGGATTTCCGATGGGGGAGCGCTGAGAGAGGAGGAGCCGAATGCTGCACCTGGTGGTGTGCATCAAACAGGTGCCCGACAGCCGCGAGATCCG includes the following:
- a CDS encoding manganese efflux pump MntP family protein, with the protein product MQDHIHDLFEILMMSMALGMDAFSLSIGLGLHGIRRHTALRLAGTIGVFHSLMTLAGLYLGLAMQGLLGAVAHWFGALLLCGLGLHMLYTCVFAPEQVVMTGTGGIALIAFSASVSIDALSVGFSLGLRSTAYGVVSAGAFGIAGGILCLAGLYIGRKAGVRIGRIGEFAGALILVGYGLHFLAG